The following are from one region of the Oryzias melastigma strain HK-1 linkage group LG22, ASM292280v2, whole genome shotgun sequence genome:
- the stac gene encoding SH3 and cysteine-rich domain-containing protein isoform X3, producing MIPPANAIQDDSGGNEEDQDETPKSPTTSNSQKETKNTVRPEHQKRKLQRLKRSLSFKTKSIRSKSADNFFRNSSENKTELLSDVSSSTGHLCNIGMAPPHTTNLPIPPVPPAIPCAPPPTSRSQSRNPLQVDSAGHCFMEHIFKKPTFCDVCNHMIVGTTAKHVVFLAGNTAKHGLRCKACKMSLHHKCENGVGQQRCMGKLQNVLVQKSRCVSVPMHLFPSSILVMTVVSSPCREIETAVKNAEPLFHPLKANMISPKQHNEGHGAVSCERHFKPKGFRRYYSSPLLIQEQYGCIKEVLPIACGNKVDPVYEALRFGTSLAQKAKRASGSDSPNRNSISELDKVSEEVLAHSSRQELSRKHSDDVFTVIENGTERYHLTDSKSVDGLPTQLQKDMLKLNTYVALYDYVAQGSHDLEMRAGDRILLVDDSNNDWWKGVIEDRIGFFPSAFALQLRAEDQVFRCTRAFIGCKEQSQLTLKEGQTRGKVL from the exons ATGATCCCGCCGGCAAACGCGATTCAGGACGACAGTGGGGGCAACGAGGAGGACCAGGATGAGACGCCAAAATCCCCAACGACGAGCAACAGCCAAAAGGAAACCAAG aataCTGTGAGGCCCGAACATCAAAAACGCAAG CTGCAAAGACTCAAACGCTCGCTGTCCTTCAAAACCAAGAGCATCCGCAGCAAAAGCGCCGACAATTTCTTCCGAAACAGCAGTGAGAACAAGACGGAGCTCCTCTCCGACGTGAGCAGCAGCACGGGCCATCTCTGCAACATCGGGATGGCCCCTCCGCACACCACCAACCTCCCCATTCCCCCGGTGCCCCCAGCAATCCCCTGCGCTCCTCCACCGACGTCACGCTCCCAGTCACGCAACCCGCTGCAAGTCGACTCGGCGGGACACTGCTTCATGGAGCACATCTTCAAAAAGCCCACCTTCTGTGATGTGTGCAACCACATGATCGTAG GCACGACGGCCAAGCATGTGGTGTTCCTGGCGGGAAACACGGCGAAACACGGCCTTCGGTGCAAAGCCTGCAAGATGAGCCTCCACCACAAATGTGAGAACGGGGTTGGACAGCAGCGCTGCATGGGGAAACTG CAGAATGTGCTTGTTCAGAAGTCTCGATGCGTCAGCGTACCGATGCATCtgttcccatcatccatcctcgTCATGACTGTTGTATCTTCACCCTGTCGAGAAATAGAGACGGCTGTGAAAAATGCTGAGCCTCTCTTTCATCCTTTGAAAGCAAATATGATTTCCCCAAAGCAACATAATGAAGGTCATGGGGCAGTTTCATGTGAGCGGCATTTCAAG ccaaaaggcTTTCGGCGCTACTACAGCTCCCCACTCCTGATCCAGGAACAGTATGGCTGCATAAAAGAAGTGCTACCCATCG CCTGCGGCAACAAAGTGGATCCCGTCTACGAAGCGCTGAGGTTTGGAACATCGCTGGCACAGAAGGCCAAGAGGGCCAGCGGCTCCGATTCTCCAAACAGAAACTCA ATCAGTGAGTTGGATAAGGTTTCTGAGGAAGTTCTGGCCCACAGCAGTAGGCAGGAGCTGTCGAGAAAGCACAGCGATGACG tttttacagttATTGAAAATGGGACAGAGCGTTACCATCTGACGGACAGCAAATCTGTGGACGGCTTACCG ACTCAGCTGCAGAAGGACATGCTCAAGCTCAACACCTACGTGGCCTTGTATGACTACGTCGCTCAGGGGAGCCATGACCTGGAGATGAG AGCTGGAGACAGAATCTTATTGGTTGACGACTCCAACAACGACTGGTGGAAG ggGGTAATCGAGGACCGAATCGGTTTCTTCCCATCAGCCTTTGCTCTTCAGCTGCGGGCTGAAGACCAGGTCTTCAGGTGCACCAGAGCATTTATCGGCTGCAAGGAGCAAAGCCAGCTCACCCTGAAGGAGGGACAG ACCCGGGGGAAGGTTTTGTAG
- the stac gene encoding SH3 and cysteine-rich domain-containing protein isoform X2, whose product MIPPANAIQDDSGGNEEDQDETPKSPTTSNSQKETKLQRLKRSLSFKTKSIRSKSADNFFRNSSENKTELLSDVSSSTGHLCNIGMAPPHTTNLPIPPVPPAIPCAPPPTSRSQSRNPLQVDSAGHCFMEHIFKKPTFCDVCNHMIVGTTAKHVVFLAGNTAKHGLRCKACKMSLHHKCENGVGQQRCMGKLQNVLVQKSRCVSVPMHLFPSSILVMTVVSSPCREIETAVKNAEPLFHPLKANMISPKQHNEGHGAVSCERHFKPKGFRRYYSSPLLIQEQYGCIKEVLPIACGNKVDPVYEALRFGTSLAQKAKRASGSDSPNRNSISELDKVSEEVLAHSSRQELSRKHSDDVFTVIENGTERYHLTDSKSVDGLPTQLQKDMLKLNTYVALYDYVAQGSHDLEMRAGDRILLVDDSNNDWWKGVIEDRIGFFPSAFALQLRAEDQVFRCTRAFIGCKEQSQLTLKEGQICVGSEIERNGFIRVTSGKKRGYVPCDVLEII is encoded by the exons ATGATCCCGCCGGCAAACGCGATTCAGGACGACAGTGGGGGCAACGAGGAGGACCAGGATGAGACGCCAAAATCCCCAACGACGAGCAACAGCCAAAAGGAAACCAAG CTGCAAAGACTCAAACGCTCGCTGTCCTTCAAAACCAAGAGCATCCGCAGCAAAAGCGCCGACAATTTCTTCCGAAACAGCAGTGAGAACAAGACGGAGCTCCTCTCCGACGTGAGCAGCAGCACGGGCCATCTCTGCAACATCGGGATGGCCCCTCCGCACACCACCAACCTCCCCATTCCCCCGGTGCCCCCAGCAATCCCCTGCGCTCCTCCACCGACGTCACGCTCCCAGTCACGCAACCCGCTGCAAGTCGACTCGGCGGGACACTGCTTCATGGAGCACATCTTCAAAAAGCCCACCTTCTGTGATGTGTGCAACCACATGATCGTAG GCACGACGGCCAAGCATGTGGTGTTCCTGGCGGGAAACACGGCGAAACACGGCCTTCGGTGCAAAGCCTGCAAGATGAGCCTCCACCACAAATGTGAGAACGGGGTTGGACAGCAGCGCTGCATGGGGAAACTG CAGAATGTGCTTGTTCAGAAGTCTCGATGCGTCAGCGTACCGATGCATCtgttcccatcatccatcctcgTCATGACTGTTGTATCTTCACCCTGTCGAGAAATAGAGACGGCTGTGAAAAATGCTGAGCCTCTCTTTCATCCTTTGAAAGCAAATATGATTTCCCCAAAGCAACATAATGAAGGTCATGGGGCAGTTTCATGTGAGCGGCATTTCAAG ccaaaaggcTTTCGGCGCTACTACAGCTCCCCACTCCTGATCCAGGAACAGTATGGCTGCATAAAAGAAGTGCTACCCATCG CCTGCGGCAACAAAGTGGATCCCGTCTACGAAGCGCTGAGGTTTGGAACATCGCTGGCACAGAAGGCCAAGAGGGCCAGCGGCTCCGATTCTCCAAACAGAAACTCA ATCAGTGAGTTGGATAAGGTTTCTGAGGAAGTTCTGGCCCACAGCAGTAGGCAGGAGCTGTCGAGAAAGCACAGCGATGACG tttttacagttATTGAAAATGGGACAGAGCGTTACCATCTGACGGACAGCAAATCTGTGGACGGCTTACCG ACTCAGCTGCAGAAGGACATGCTCAAGCTCAACACCTACGTGGCCTTGTATGACTACGTCGCTCAGGGGAGCCATGACCTGGAGATGAG AGCTGGAGACAGAATCTTATTGGTTGACGACTCCAACAACGACTGGTGGAAG ggGGTAATCGAGGACCGAATCGGTTTCTTCCCATCAGCCTTTGCTCTTCAGCTGCGGGCTGAAGACCAGGTCTTCAGGTGCACCAGAGCATTTATCGGCTGCAAGGAGCAAAGCCAGCTCACCCTGAAGGAGGGACAG ATCTGCGTCGGCAGTGAGATAGAACGCAACGGCTTCATCAGAGTGACGAGTGGAAAGAAGAGGGGTTACGTCCCGTGTGACGTCCTGGAGATCATCTGA
- the stac gene encoding SH3 and cysteine-rich domain-containing protein isoform X1, which yields MIPPANAIQDDSGGNEEDQDETPKSPTTSNSQKETKNTVRPEHQKRKLQRLKRSLSFKTKSIRSKSADNFFRNSSENKTELLSDVSSSTGHLCNIGMAPPHTTNLPIPPVPPAIPCAPPPTSRSQSRNPLQVDSAGHCFMEHIFKKPTFCDVCNHMIVGTTAKHVVFLAGNTAKHGLRCKACKMSLHHKCENGVGQQRCMGKLQNVLVQKSRCVSVPMHLFPSSILVMTVVSSPCREIETAVKNAEPLFHPLKANMISPKQHNEGHGAVSCERHFKPKGFRRYYSSPLLIQEQYGCIKEVLPIACGNKVDPVYEALRFGTSLAQKAKRASGSDSPNRNSISELDKVSEEVLAHSSRQELSRKHSDDVFTVIENGTERYHLTDSKSVDGLPTQLQKDMLKLNTYVALYDYVAQGSHDLEMRAGDRILLVDDSNNDWWKGVIEDRIGFFPSAFALQLRAEDQVFRCTRAFIGCKEQSQLTLKEGQICVGSEIERNGFIRVTSGKKRGYVPCDVLEII from the exons ATGATCCCGCCGGCAAACGCGATTCAGGACGACAGTGGGGGCAACGAGGAGGACCAGGATGAGACGCCAAAATCCCCAACGACGAGCAACAGCCAAAAGGAAACCAAG aataCTGTGAGGCCCGAACATCAAAAACGCAAG CTGCAAAGACTCAAACGCTCGCTGTCCTTCAAAACCAAGAGCATCCGCAGCAAAAGCGCCGACAATTTCTTCCGAAACAGCAGTGAGAACAAGACGGAGCTCCTCTCCGACGTGAGCAGCAGCACGGGCCATCTCTGCAACATCGGGATGGCCCCTCCGCACACCACCAACCTCCCCATTCCCCCGGTGCCCCCAGCAATCCCCTGCGCTCCTCCACCGACGTCACGCTCCCAGTCACGCAACCCGCTGCAAGTCGACTCGGCGGGACACTGCTTCATGGAGCACATCTTCAAAAAGCCCACCTTCTGTGATGTGTGCAACCACATGATCGTAG GCACGACGGCCAAGCATGTGGTGTTCCTGGCGGGAAACACGGCGAAACACGGCCTTCGGTGCAAAGCCTGCAAGATGAGCCTCCACCACAAATGTGAGAACGGGGTTGGACAGCAGCGCTGCATGGGGAAACTG CAGAATGTGCTTGTTCAGAAGTCTCGATGCGTCAGCGTACCGATGCATCtgttcccatcatccatcctcgTCATGACTGTTGTATCTTCACCCTGTCGAGAAATAGAGACGGCTGTGAAAAATGCTGAGCCTCTCTTTCATCCTTTGAAAGCAAATATGATTTCCCCAAAGCAACATAATGAAGGTCATGGGGCAGTTTCATGTGAGCGGCATTTCAAG ccaaaaggcTTTCGGCGCTACTACAGCTCCCCACTCCTGATCCAGGAACAGTATGGCTGCATAAAAGAAGTGCTACCCATCG CCTGCGGCAACAAAGTGGATCCCGTCTACGAAGCGCTGAGGTTTGGAACATCGCTGGCACAGAAGGCCAAGAGGGCCAGCGGCTCCGATTCTCCAAACAGAAACTCA ATCAGTGAGTTGGATAAGGTTTCTGAGGAAGTTCTGGCCCACAGCAGTAGGCAGGAGCTGTCGAGAAAGCACAGCGATGACG tttttacagttATTGAAAATGGGACAGAGCGTTACCATCTGACGGACAGCAAATCTGTGGACGGCTTACCG ACTCAGCTGCAGAAGGACATGCTCAAGCTCAACACCTACGTGGCCTTGTATGACTACGTCGCTCAGGGGAGCCATGACCTGGAGATGAG AGCTGGAGACAGAATCTTATTGGTTGACGACTCCAACAACGACTGGTGGAAG ggGGTAATCGAGGACCGAATCGGTTTCTTCCCATCAGCCTTTGCTCTTCAGCTGCGGGCTGAAGACCAGGTCTTCAGGTGCACCAGAGCATTTATCGGCTGCAAGGAGCAAAGCCAGCTCACCCTGAAGGAGGGACAG ATCTGCGTCGGCAGTGAGATAGAACGCAACGGCTTCATCAGAGTGACGAGTGGAAAGAAGAGGGGTTACGTCCCGTGTGACGTCCTGGAGATCATCTGA
- the stac gene encoding SH3 and cysteine-rich domain-containing protein isoform X5: protein MIPPANAIQDDSGGNEEDQDETPKSPTTSNSQKETKLQRLKRSLSFKTKSIRSKSADNFFRNSSENKTELLSDVSSSTGHLCNIGMAPPHTTNLPIPPVPPAIPCAPPPTSRSQSRNPLQVDSAGHCFMEHIFKKPTFCDVCNHMIVGTTAKHVVFLAGNTAKHGLRCKACKMSLHHKCENGVGQQRCMGKLPKGFRRYYSSPLLIQEQYGCIKEVLPIACGNKVDPVYEALRFGTSLAQKAKRASGSDSPNRNSISELDKVSEEVLAHSSRQELSRKHSDDVFTVIENGTERYHLTDSKSVDGLPTQLQKDMLKLNTYVALYDYVAQGSHDLEMRAGDRILLVDDSNNDWWKGVIEDRIGFFPSAFALQLRAEDQVFRCTRAFIGCKEQSQLTLKEGQICVGSEIERNGFIRVTSGKKRGYVPCDVLEII, encoded by the exons ATGATCCCGCCGGCAAACGCGATTCAGGACGACAGTGGGGGCAACGAGGAGGACCAGGATGAGACGCCAAAATCCCCAACGACGAGCAACAGCCAAAAGGAAACCAAG CTGCAAAGACTCAAACGCTCGCTGTCCTTCAAAACCAAGAGCATCCGCAGCAAAAGCGCCGACAATTTCTTCCGAAACAGCAGTGAGAACAAGACGGAGCTCCTCTCCGACGTGAGCAGCAGCACGGGCCATCTCTGCAACATCGGGATGGCCCCTCCGCACACCACCAACCTCCCCATTCCCCCGGTGCCCCCAGCAATCCCCTGCGCTCCTCCACCGACGTCACGCTCCCAGTCACGCAACCCGCTGCAAGTCGACTCGGCGGGACACTGCTTCATGGAGCACATCTTCAAAAAGCCCACCTTCTGTGATGTGTGCAACCACATGATCGTAG GCACGACGGCCAAGCATGTGGTGTTCCTGGCGGGAAACACGGCGAAACACGGCCTTCGGTGCAAAGCCTGCAAGATGAGCCTCCACCACAAATGTGAGAACGGGGTTGGACAGCAGCGCTGCATGGGGAAACTG ccaaaaggcTTTCGGCGCTACTACAGCTCCCCACTCCTGATCCAGGAACAGTATGGCTGCATAAAAGAAGTGCTACCCATCG CCTGCGGCAACAAAGTGGATCCCGTCTACGAAGCGCTGAGGTTTGGAACATCGCTGGCACAGAAGGCCAAGAGGGCCAGCGGCTCCGATTCTCCAAACAGAAACTCA ATCAGTGAGTTGGATAAGGTTTCTGAGGAAGTTCTGGCCCACAGCAGTAGGCAGGAGCTGTCGAGAAAGCACAGCGATGACG tttttacagttATTGAAAATGGGACAGAGCGTTACCATCTGACGGACAGCAAATCTGTGGACGGCTTACCG ACTCAGCTGCAGAAGGACATGCTCAAGCTCAACACCTACGTGGCCTTGTATGACTACGTCGCTCAGGGGAGCCATGACCTGGAGATGAG AGCTGGAGACAGAATCTTATTGGTTGACGACTCCAACAACGACTGGTGGAAG ggGGTAATCGAGGACCGAATCGGTTTCTTCCCATCAGCCTTTGCTCTTCAGCTGCGGGCTGAAGACCAGGTCTTCAGGTGCACCAGAGCATTTATCGGCTGCAAGGAGCAAAGCCAGCTCACCCTGAAGGAGGGACAG ATCTGCGTCGGCAGTGAGATAGAACGCAACGGCTTCATCAGAGTGACGAGTGGAAAGAAGAGGGGTTACGTCCCGTGTGACGTCCTGGAGATCATCTGA
- the stac gene encoding SH3 and cysteine-rich domain-containing protein isoform X4 has translation MIPPANAIQDDSGGNEEDQDETPKSPTTSNSQKETKNTVRPEHQKRKLQRLKRSLSFKTKSIRSKSADNFFRNSSENKTELLSDVSSSTGHLCNIGMAPPHTTNLPIPPVPPAIPCAPPPTSRSQSRNPLQVDSAGHCFMEHIFKKPTFCDVCNHMIVGTTAKHVVFLAGNTAKHGLRCKACKMSLHHKCENGVGQQRCMGKLPKGFRRYYSSPLLIQEQYGCIKEVLPIACGNKVDPVYEALRFGTSLAQKAKRASGSDSPNRNSISELDKVSEEVLAHSSRQELSRKHSDDVFTVIENGTERYHLTDSKSVDGLPTQLQKDMLKLNTYVALYDYVAQGSHDLEMRAGDRILLVDDSNNDWWKGVIEDRIGFFPSAFALQLRAEDQVFRCTRAFIGCKEQSQLTLKEGQICVGSEIERNGFIRVTSGKKRGYVPCDVLEII, from the exons ATGATCCCGCCGGCAAACGCGATTCAGGACGACAGTGGGGGCAACGAGGAGGACCAGGATGAGACGCCAAAATCCCCAACGACGAGCAACAGCCAAAAGGAAACCAAG aataCTGTGAGGCCCGAACATCAAAAACGCAAG CTGCAAAGACTCAAACGCTCGCTGTCCTTCAAAACCAAGAGCATCCGCAGCAAAAGCGCCGACAATTTCTTCCGAAACAGCAGTGAGAACAAGACGGAGCTCCTCTCCGACGTGAGCAGCAGCACGGGCCATCTCTGCAACATCGGGATGGCCCCTCCGCACACCACCAACCTCCCCATTCCCCCGGTGCCCCCAGCAATCCCCTGCGCTCCTCCACCGACGTCACGCTCCCAGTCACGCAACCCGCTGCAAGTCGACTCGGCGGGACACTGCTTCATGGAGCACATCTTCAAAAAGCCCACCTTCTGTGATGTGTGCAACCACATGATCGTAG GCACGACGGCCAAGCATGTGGTGTTCCTGGCGGGAAACACGGCGAAACACGGCCTTCGGTGCAAAGCCTGCAAGATGAGCCTCCACCACAAATGTGAGAACGGGGTTGGACAGCAGCGCTGCATGGGGAAACTG ccaaaaggcTTTCGGCGCTACTACAGCTCCCCACTCCTGATCCAGGAACAGTATGGCTGCATAAAAGAAGTGCTACCCATCG CCTGCGGCAACAAAGTGGATCCCGTCTACGAAGCGCTGAGGTTTGGAACATCGCTGGCACAGAAGGCCAAGAGGGCCAGCGGCTCCGATTCTCCAAACAGAAACTCA ATCAGTGAGTTGGATAAGGTTTCTGAGGAAGTTCTGGCCCACAGCAGTAGGCAGGAGCTGTCGAGAAAGCACAGCGATGACG tttttacagttATTGAAAATGGGACAGAGCGTTACCATCTGACGGACAGCAAATCTGTGGACGGCTTACCG ACTCAGCTGCAGAAGGACATGCTCAAGCTCAACACCTACGTGGCCTTGTATGACTACGTCGCTCAGGGGAGCCATGACCTGGAGATGAG AGCTGGAGACAGAATCTTATTGGTTGACGACTCCAACAACGACTGGTGGAAG ggGGTAATCGAGGACCGAATCGGTTTCTTCCCATCAGCCTTTGCTCTTCAGCTGCGGGCTGAAGACCAGGTCTTCAGGTGCACCAGAGCATTTATCGGCTGCAAGGAGCAAAGCCAGCTCACCCTGAAGGAGGGACAG ATCTGCGTCGGCAGTGAGATAGAACGCAACGGCTTCATCAGAGTGACGAGTGGAAAGAAGAGGGGTTACGTCCCGTGTGACGTCCTGGAGATCATCTGA